A single genomic interval of Abditibacteriota bacterium harbors:
- a CDS encoding U32 family peptidase, producing MIKTELLAPAGDLVCGKAAVDAGADAVYIGASRYGAREKAANSPEDIRALCLYAHRYDVRVYATVNTILFEKETEDCRRLILELWEAGVDGIILQDPAILEMELPPVKLIASTQMNCGTPEKIRLFYDAGIRRFILPRELSLGEMAAIRTAVPEDAELEAFVHGALCVARSGECYLSWYIGGRSGNRGCCAQPCRNRYELKDADGTTLARGHLLSLKDLDLSGRLKDLLRAGITSFKIEGRLKGPDYITNTVAWYRAALDRVLEEEGAGRASRGVSVPDREFRPDPAKTFNRGFTEYMLDGRQKGVSSMDTPSMKGEEIGVIKKVRGKRVFLDRQAELRGGDGVAFFYKGVLKGTNVNLQESPDSVTVNDPAYMTPGAVLYRNLDAAWRKTIPVYRRYIPVFISVRQTEEGLAYVIDDGSGHSFAYTDATPYEEAKDGEKALATLKRQLGKRSEEGFFTCAGVEADTERPPFIPIGRINEIRRTLHSGLASVLASRGRTEERAERRLSSGDPAPTDYRANVANSLSREFYRRRGVPQVEPAPEAGTDLRGRQVMECAYCLRRELGLCMEDKSMNRPLTLENQDVKLRAVFDCGHCLMRLYAADKPGHRGNL from the coding sequence ATGATCAAGACAGAGCTGCTGGCTCCCGCCGGGGATCTGGTCTGCGGCAAAGCCGCAGTGGACGCGGGAGCGGACGCCGTGTATATAGGCGCCTCCCGCTATGGCGCCCGGGAAAAGGCGGCGAACTCCCCGGAGGATATCAGGGCCCTGTGCCTCTACGCCCACAGGTATGACGTCAGGGTCTACGCCACCGTGAACACCATCCTCTTCGAAAAGGAGACGGAGGATTGCAGGCGTCTGATACTGGAGCTATGGGAGGCGGGAGTGGACGGCATCATCCTGCAGGACCCGGCCATTCTGGAAATGGAGCTCCCGCCGGTGAAGCTGATAGCCAGCACCCAGATGAACTGCGGCACTCCGGAAAAGATACGCCTCTTTTATGACGCGGGGATAAGGCGCTTCATACTCCCCCGGGAGCTGTCTCTCGGGGAGATGGCCGCCATCCGGACAGCCGTTCCGGAAGACGCGGAGCTGGAGGCCTTTGTCCACGGAGCTCTGTGCGTGGCCCGTTCCGGCGAGTGCTATCTCAGCTGGTATATCGGGGGCCGCAGCGGCAACCGGGGCTGCTGCGCCCAGCCCTGCCGCAACCGCTACGAGCTGAAGGACGCCGACGGGACGACGCTGGCCAGGGGGCACCTGCTGAGCCTGAAGGATCTGGATCTCTCCGGCAGGCTGAAGGACCTGCTGCGGGCGGGGATCACCAGCTTCAAGATAGAGGGCCGGCTGAAGGGTCCGGACTATATCACCAACACGGTGGCCTGGTACCGGGCCGCCCTGGACCGGGTCCTGGAGGAAGAGGGGGCGGGAAGAGCCTCCCGGGGCGTATCCGTGCCGGACAGGGAATTCAGGCCGGACCCTGCCAAGACCTTCAACCGGGGCTTCACCGAATATATGCTGGACGGCCGGCAAAAAGGAGTGAGCTCCATGGACACTCCCTCCATGAAGGGGGAGGAGATAGGGGTGATAAAAAAGGTGAGGGGCAAGAGAGTGTTCCTGGACCGGCAGGCGGAGCTGAGAGGCGGCGACGGCGTGGCCTTCTTTTACAAGGGGGTCCTGAAGGGCACCAACGTGAACCTGCAGGAAAGCCCCGACTCGGTGACGGTGAACGACCCGGCATACATGACCCCGGGCGCCGTCCTGTACCGCAATCTGGACGCAGCCTGGCGAAAGACCATCCCGGTGTACAGGAGATATATCCCGGTCTTTATAAGTGTCCGGCAGACGGAGGAGGGGCTGGCATACGTCATAGACGACGGCTCCGGCCACAGCTTTGCCTATACTGACGCCACTCCCTATGAGGAGGCGAAGGATGGGGAAAAGGCCCTGGCCACCCTGAAGCGGCAGCTGGGCAAACGGAGCGAGGAAGGCTTTTTTACCTGCGCCGGCGTGGAGGCCGATACGGAGCGGCCTCCCTTTATACCCATAGGGCGCATCAACGAGATCAGAAGGACTCTCCACAGCGGGCTCGCCTCTGTCCTGGCCTCCCGCGGCAGGACGGAGGAAAGGGCGGAGCGCCGGCTGTCCTCCGGAGACCCTGCGCCGACGGATTACAGAGCCAACGTAGCCAACTCCCTGTCCCGGGAGTTCTACCGCCGGAGGGGCGTCCCGCAGGTGGAGCCGGCTCCCGAGGCGGGGACGGACCTCCGGGGCAGGCAGGTCATGGAGTGCGCCTACTGCCTGAGGCGTGAGCTGGGGCTGTGTATGGAGGACAAGAGCATGAACCGGCCTCTCACTCTCGAAAATCAGGACGTGAAGCTCAGGGCTGTATTTGACTGCGGGCATTGCCTCATGCGCCTCTATGCGGCGGATAAGCCGGGGCATCGGGGCAATTTATAA
- a CDS encoding MFS transporter yields the protein MKFLYRLFGRFGLYLPARVRRTFAIELLAGTFVAIGSGCFGPYHALIARQDFQASEFLIGIMTAGCAVGAMCCLFATGIIPQGKEKVGYVISNSVARLLIIVMAFCHAAPVFCWMVFFINLFTTVPGPWYNIMMTRLYPIDLRGRLMGLARLYVSLMGLLTVFLSGRYMHAGGNWRTVFVVGGAAYVTGTLLYLLWQVPAPDAEEKQLSPLAGIRSAMSVGREKIHMCLVLLLTITSVSACVQNIILPIYQSDVLGITPDQLSILSVITTGTAMAGYLFWGRLIDKMGAPLIFGLATMTALALPVNYFFAPGYLWLIPGCFFSGLSAAGTELGWLTTLMEIAGEGNERRVQTFHAFWSGIRILIGICLGVFLIGYIDSMAVDLKYVFVIVIVLMLSGAVPLMIVTSRFRQTAQQTGEGDGR from the coding sequence ATGAAATTCCTTTACAGACTATTCGGCAGGTTCGGGCTGTATCTGCCCGCGCGGGTGCGCCGCACCTTTGCCATAGAGCTCCTGGCGGGGACGTTCGTCGCCATAGGCTCCGGATGCTTTGGGCCGTATCACGCCCTGATAGCCCGGCAGGACTTTCAGGCAAGTGAGTTTTTGATAGGTATCATGACTGCCGGCTGCGCGGTGGGCGCCATGTGCTGCCTGTTCGCTACCGGCATCATCCCTCAGGGCAAGGAAAAGGTGGGCTACGTGATCAGCAACTCCGTGGCCCGTCTGCTCATCATAGTCATGGCCTTTTGCCACGCGGCGCCCGTATTCTGCTGGATGGTCTTTTTTATCAATCTGTTTACCACGGTGCCCGGGCCCTGGTACAACATCATGATGACCCGTCTGTATCCCATAGATCTGCGGGGCAGGCTCATGGGCCTGGCCCGTCTGTACGTGTCCCTGATGGGGCTCCTCACCGTGTTCCTTTCGGGCAGGTATATGCATGCGGGAGGCAACTGGCGCACCGTATTCGTGGTGGGCGGCGCCGCCTATGTCACGGGCACTCTGCTGTATCTGCTGTGGCAGGTGCCGGCTCCCGACGCCGAGGAAAAACAGCTGTCCCCGCTGGCCGGCATCCGGTCGGCTATGAGCGTGGGCAGGGAGAAGATACACATGTGTCTCGTCCTGCTCCTCACCATCACCAGCGTGTCGGCCTGCGTCCAGAACATCATACTGCCCATCTATCAGTCGGACGTGCTGGGCATCACTCCTGACCAGCTGTCCATCCTGTCGGTCATCACCACGGGCACCGCCATGGCGGGCTACCTCTTCTGGGGCCGGCTCATAGATAAAATGGGAGCTCCCCTGATCTTCGGTCTGGCCACCATGACGGCTCTGGCTCTGCCGGTCAACTACTTTTTTGCTCCGGGCTATCTGTGGCTCATACCCGGGTGCTTTTTCTCGGGGCTGTCCGCCGCAGGCACGGAGCTGGGCTGGCTCACCACTCTGATGGAGATAGCGGGCGAGGGCAACGAAAGACGGGTGCAGACCTTCCACGCCTTCTGGAGCGGCATACGCATCCTCATAGGCATTTGTCTGGGGGTATTCCTGATAGGCTATATCGACAGCATGGCCGTAGATCTCAAATACGTCTTTGTCATAGTGATAGTCTTGATGCTCTCCGGCGCCGTGCCTCTGATGATAGTCACGAGCCGCTTCAGGCAAACGGCGCAGCAGACGGGGGAGGGTGACGGCAGATGA